Genomic segment of Paenibacillus polymyxa:
CGCCCCGCCTCAGTAACCCCTTTGGCTATCACGCTGTTCGCTTCAATAACTTCCTTGCCATCCCATATGTATGCTGGACTACGCAGCGTATTGGCCATATTTCTGAATATAACAGAAAATGTCCGATCCACCTCCTGCCGAATTTGCTGCATTGTATTATCAGAACCCGGCATATAGGCTAAATTGACAATCATCGCGGAACCCAGTCCAATCACTAGCAGAGCTAGCTGGGTCAGCAGTACCTCCATATCAATCACGCCGCCGCTGAATACGCGAAAAACAACGACCGAACCGGTGACGATCCCTTCTTTAAACCCCACCCGTACAATGACTGGAAACGCCGTTAAAATATATAATGCCAGTACCCAATCATGGAATCCGAATACCACAAACAAAACACAAGCAAAAAGAAGCCCCACGACGGATGCAAAAAATCTCGCCGAAATGGTACGGAGACTTCTCTTGCGTGTGACATCCACCCCCAAAATCGCTAAAAGCCCTGCTGAGGTGGCTCCATGAATGCCAAAACCCTCCGCAATAAGTACGGCCATTAATGCGGCAATAGCCGTTTTAATCGTACGAAAGCCCATGAAAAAATTCTGTCCTCTCTAGATGAAATCTGTTTCAGCATTTTGCACAATTCGAAATTTATGCATAATGCTTATTTTCATAAATTTTAAGTATTTTCATTTTTCATGGTACTTTATTTTCACGTTTTACACAAATGTTCAGAAATTTTATTATTACCGATGAGGACGATCCGAAAGCAGGCGATGCTCCACATACACGACCGCCTGATACATCAGTGTAGCTACGACAGCAATGATCAACAAACTGGACATAACCAGCGTGAAATTGAATACCTGAAAACCATAGATAATCAAATAGCCTAAGCCGTTTTTAGCCACCAGAAATTCACCAACAATCACACCAACCCATGCCATACCGACATTCACTTTCAGCGTAGAGACGATTGCAGGAAAGGATGCAGGTAAAATCACCTTTTGAAACGTATCACGGCGTGATCCGCCAAACGTGCGAACCACTTTGATCAGATTCGAATCGACTTCCTGAAAGCTGTTGTATACGACTAGTGTCGTAATGATGACCGTAATGGAGAGGGTTGTCATTAGGATAGCAGTAAATCCCGCCCCAAACATGACGATAAAAATTGGACCTAGCGCCACCTTAGGCATACTGTTGAACACGACCATATAGGGATCAAGCACCCTCGACAAAAACGGTGACCACCAAATAAGTACAGCCAGCAACGTACCTAACAGTGTACCGAGTAAAAAACCCGCCATCGTCTCTCCCACGGTGACACCTACATGTCCCCATAATTCACCACTGACCGCATCCTTGCCGATCTGGGTAAAAATTTTGCTCGGATAGCTGAATAGTAGTACATCAA
This window contains:
- a CDS encoding aromatic acid exporter family protein, with the protein product MGFRTIKTAIAALMAVLIAEGFGIHGATSAGLLAILGVDVTRKRSLRTISARFFASVVGLLFACVLFVVFGFHDWVLALYILTAFPVIVRVGFKEGIVTGSVVVFRVFSGGVIDMEVLLTQLALLVIGLGSAMIVNLAYMPGSDNTMQQIRQEVDRTFSVIFRNMANTLRSPAYIWDGKEVIEANSVIAKGVTEAGRSLENQMLRPQEGWNVYFYMRKEQLDSIQNMMQLIAQMYQHMPQAKLLAELFDQLSNDVLAGHYTGQTEKLLEQVREEFKAMELPATREEFEIRSALLQLTHELHQYLKIAKKDKAPTPVKN
- a CDS encoding ABC transporter permease, which translates into the protein MKDEADQLEQRWIQGLHQAYLRSRRSQRWLVTGVQTAILLLLFVLWEIAGRLKWIDVLLFSYPSKIFTQIGKDAVSGELWGHVGVTVGETMAGFLLGTLLGTLLAVLIWWSPFLSRVLDPYMVVFNSMPKVALGPIFIVMFGAGFTAILMTTLSITVIITTLVVYNSFQEVDSNLIKVVRTFGGSRRDTFQKVILPASFPAIVSTLKVNVGMAWVGVIVGEFLVAKNGLGYLIIYGFQVFNFTLVMSSLLIIAVVATLMYQAVVYVEHRLLSDRPHR